In the Pan paniscus chromosome 19, NHGRI_mPanPan1-v2.0_pri, whole genome shotgun sequence genome, GAGGTCATCTAGCCCTCTTCCGATCTTTAATTTGCCCACTCTTTAAGACCTAATATGCACTAGAATTATACAAATAATTCCTACAacctaacaacaaaaaaaccaaactgaagtcaaaaatgagcaaaggccttgaataggcatttctccaaagatatacaaatggctataAGCACATAAGAGGCTCAACATCACCATTCATTGGGGGAAATGGGACACCAAAGTCACACCcatcaggatggctattattaataaataattaagtgttggtgaggatggggagaaatTAGAACCTTTGGGCACTGTTGGCgggaatggaaaatggtgcagTTGCTAAACAgtatgacagttcctcaaaaaattaaacactgaactatcatatgatctagcaatttcaCTTGTGGATATACAGATGATCCCTGACTTACCTTAGttcaacttatgatttttcaaatttatgatTTTGCAAAAGTGACATGCATTCAATAGAAAtcgttttcaaattttaaattttgttcttttccagGCTAGCAATTCAGTACAATATTCTGTCATGATGCTGCGCAGCAGCCATGAGCCACAGCTTCTGGTCAGCCACAGTAACATAAGCGTTCTGAGCACATTTGAAGTAGGCTAACTTATTATATTCAGTAGGTTGGGTGTGTTAAATGCACTTTTGgcttatattttcaacttatgatgggctTATTAGGTTGTAACTCCTCggaagttgaggagcatctgtactgaaaataatgaaaagcagggacttgaacacatatttgtataccaatgttcacagcagtattattcacaaataGCCAAAAGGGAGAAACAACCCAAGATATCATTGATGAATGAATGGGCAGCAGAACATGCTATACacatacaagggaatattattcagctcaAAAGAGGAGGGAAATTCTGTTGCATActacaatatgaatgaaccttgaagacattatgttaagtgaaagaagctacaAAATGCTACTGAATGAGCCCATAGGTACCTAAGGGTGCCTAAGGTggccaaattcatagagacaaagcatggtggttgtcagggacaggagggaggagagaatgaggagctagtgtttaatgggtacagatgaaaaaagttctggagatggatggtggtgacggtTGCACAATGAGTATGcactaatgccactgaattgtgtatttagaaatggcgaccgggcacagtggctcatgcctgtaatcccagcactttgtgaggctgagacgggaggatcacctgaggtcaggagttcgagaccagcctggccagcatggcaaaaccctgtctctactaaaaaagtacaaaaattagctgggcgtggtggtgggcgcctgtaatcccagctactcaggaggctgaggcaggaggcggaggttgcagtgagctgagatcgtgccattgcagcagggcgctgtggctcactcctgtaatcccagcactttgggaggccgaggcgggtggatcacgaggtcagcagttcaagaccagtctgaccaatatggtgaaaccccgtctctactaaaaatacaaaaattagctgggtatggtagcaggtgcctgtaatcccagctactcaggaggctgaggcagagaactgcttgaacctgggaggcggaggttgcagtgagccgagattgcgccactgcactccagcctgggcaacacagcgagactccatctcaaataaataaattaataaataagtaaaatggctaaaatgggccgggcatggtgactcatacttgtaatcccagcactataagaggccgaggtgggcagatcacctgaggtcaggagtttgagaccagcctggccaacatggtgaaaccccgtctctactaaagatataaaaattagctgggagtggtggtgggtgcctgtaatcccagctactcaagaggctgaggcaggagaattgcttgaacccaggaggcagaggttgcagtgagccgagactgcgccattgcactccagcctgagtggcaagGGCGAAAagtctgtccaaaaaaaaaaaaaggcaacagctTTTGGGCAATGATCTATCATTACTACACCTCCCTTCccttcattttcaaaaaaaattttcacGCATTTAACAAACATTATTAAGATTACATTCTTTCTTCTCATgttaagtctttgaaatctggggtatattttatacttaaaagcATGTCTTAATTTGGACTagacacatttcaagtgctcagtagctacACGTGGATAGTGGTCACTGTATTAGATGCATAGCACTAGTATGTCCCAAAATAACTGttgaggctggacacagtggcttacacctataatcccagcactctgggaggttgaaGTCAGAGGATCATTccacgctgcagtgagctatgatcatgccactgcactccagcctgagccacagagcaaaaccctgattcaaaaaaaaaaaaaaaaaaaaaaacccacacaaaatAACCCCCAAAAACGAAAGGCTGGGCCCAACTAGGATTAACACTTGCCCTGCATTTACTTCTCTGGGTGCAGGTTGGGTAATGCAGAAGTGAATGATGGAAACTGAAGCAGCTTACCCATCAAAGGAAGAGCTAGTGCAGTCATATACCATCTCTCGGTTACCCTTCATTTGTAGATATGCATCACAATTGTCACAACCATCATATTCAAACTGGTCTATAGTCTgggagtgaaagaaaaataaaggaaaaggagagataAGCATGAACAAGACCAAGAGAAAAAGTAGCTTTCTCAGTACTTCGACCTGCTCAATTTCTTGTTTCcctatgttgactttgtatcctaaGGTTCCCCACCTACTACTCTCAAAGCTCCATTCCTAAGTCCCACCCTCCCACTCCTTCCTCTCTTGTTCCCAATTCCGTTTTATCTATTCCTTTCTCTAGTCTACTCAGGGTCAGGCATCCTTTCCGACTACTCGCTCAGCAGCGGATCCCCACCCGCCTCTGACTCCCAGTGTCTTTCGGCTCCAACGTAAGTTCACCGAACGTCTAAGAGCTGAGGATTCAAAGGCATGTTAAGACCGCCCCTGCCCTCAGCTGCAAGACCTGTCCGCGATCCTACGAGGTAAACGATGGCCTCCTTCGGCTTCTCACTCCCCCTGCCACCTCTGAGTTCTGAGACTTACTTTTCTCTTTACTGTCCCACAGCCCCATTCCGCCCTCTTTCCCCGACCTTGGTCCCCCATGGGCCCTACAACCAGGTCCCCGACTGACACCTTGACCAGCGAACACAGCAAACAGGCCCGCAGATGCCGCAGGTCCTTCGGCACCGTCTCCAGGGCCATCTTCGCCGATGGGAAGAACAACAGGGAGCTAGACGACCACAGCCTGTGCACCCGCAGGAAGTAAATAGCTCGTTACCCAGAATGCCCACCACTTCCGGCGCTTAGACTTCCTCTTCCGGTGTGGGCGGGCGCCAGCTCCGCCCCTACCCCCGCCAGAGGAGATGGTTTCTCCCACCGGCAGGCGGGGAGGCTGGGCGGCCGGCCGCCACCTGGGCCGGGGCGCGTCGCAGCCACCTGAGCCCGCCGAGGGCGCGGCGGAGGCTGTGTAGGGTAGTCAGCGGGCCCCCGGGGCGGGGGGGCGGCTGCGCTTGCGCGGGAGTGTGTCGGGCTGAGCCGCAGCGCCGAGACGCGGGCTGTTTGATCTGGGCTGGTGGCCCTGGGCGCCGGTCCTGTTCCCCGATGGTAACccgaagtttgttttttttttgttttgtctccccGTTTTAGAAGCATTGGGGGCAGTGAATCCACTGTCTCCCTCTGGATTGTCTCTGCAGAGACCGAGAAGAAATCCAGGGACAGCCCCACCCCTCCTTCCTAACTGCGAGAGCGCTATAGGGTTTCCACTTGCTTCCCACAGGAATGCTGGCCTGGGAGCTACGGCGGAAAAAATGcgtatttatcttttaaaactccGTCTGTTTGCTCGTTCCGGCTGATAATTTATACTTTGCGCAGTTCTTAGCGCTTAGACACGGTTCCTTTACTAAAGACCACTTGTAGGAGATTAGgtgtcctttttttccctttcatttcaCCGTCTAGGAAGCGAAATGCCTTGTTCTATAGGCACCAAACCACCACCCCTACCAAACCTTTCTCGGGGAAGCAGAAGGGGAACTTGTGCCTTGTGAGGAAGCGACAAAGGCCCCTTCTGGCCCTGGAGACTTCACGCCAATGGAGCACCAGCTCTCTGTCCTCGCAATAGCCCGAGTGCAGGCAGAACGCAGTCATTTGTGTTTATCTGAGAGGAGCTTTGGGATATAAATAGTTTCAGGCCCCGCTGCTCTGTCATTCCAGCCCAGCCTCCTGATTGAGCTGCTTCCGGGCGGGCTTGCTTCTTGTTGGCGGTCCCATGCTGTGTTCAGATGGGCTCTGTGACAGGTTTGGATGTTTTCTATCACTGAATAAAACTTTCCACTTTGGAACATGTTTTCTACACTCTATTATCTCATGTAAGTCCTGCAACAACTATTAAGTAGGCCCATTTTATGGACTGAAAAAGCGAGGCACAGAGTATTTGCCCAAGGTCTTAGTCACTGAAGTATGATAATGTGTGAAGCGaacagtataataataatgactgaAGCACAGTAAGAATCCAGTCATGCTTTCTCCTTCCCTGATCTCACTAAGCCACACTTTTAGGGGCTTACAAACCAGTTCTTATTGCCAAGCCCTCTACTCTACCCTATCCTTTCATGAATCGGAGCCTAGCCTCTGATAACAGAAATAATTTACTTCTCTTGATGTAGAAAGAGATGACGTTACCCTGAGTGACAGTCACGACAGAACAAAACCACAAGACCAGACCACATTTGTGGATAAATATAttagcaaataaatatatttcttaacatAGTGCCTGATTCAAGCGTCTGTCTGGTTCAGATATAAATACCCATGTGGGTACCTAGGTGCTAGTCTCCCCACTAACTGAGGGAAAAAGGTTCCCAGGTGGGGTCCTCTGCCCACTTTGCCACCACATTCACATTCCAAATGGGATAATGCCTGAGGGGCCAAGAGTGGTCAGGCTGCCCTGGGGTGAATGTCACCCTGATGAGGCCCATCAGCTCTTGTCCACTCAGTGAGGCCAGACTTGTGCTCTAATCCACTCTCCTGTGGGTCCCTGGCCTGTATGGCTTATACTGGGGAGCTGGGCCTCTGGGCTGTCCAAACCCAAGGGTCACactttgcttttcctttgttGTCCCCATTTTCCATCCTtgctctgagacaaaacttttcCCAGAGAAGAACTCTTTGTTGTCCCCGCTCAGCTGTAATTCTGCCTTTTCTACCTTCATTCCATCCTTCCTCTGCCCAGATGAAGTCCAGCAGAAATTCCTCCTTTCTACCTGCTCTGGGACTCTGAGACAGGAAATCTTCAAGGAGGAGTTTTTCCCTCCCCACTATTCTTATTCTCAACCCCCAGAGGAACCAAGGCTGCTGTACCCACCTCAGGGACAGAACTCCACACTATAGTGGGAAAGCTTCAGGGACCCCTCCTTTTAGTGCTCAGGGCTCACCTATGCTACTGGTCCTTTtggcaaaaaagcaaaatgatagaGCCAGGGTTGCCCCTGATGTAGCAGCCTTACTGTGGAGGGGCCAAAGCTGGTGTTCAGAGCTCACCCAAGGAGGGAGGTGATAAGGTGTCATGCGTTCTGCTGAACCCACTGGCTGGTATGAACATGAGGCTTGGGGTGAGGGAAACCAAGTAGGGGTTGGAGAAGGAGCAGCACCTTTGTAACACCTGGCTACCCATAGCTAGCTTTCTGCCCTCAAAAACTCAGCCTTCAAGGGATCCAGCCCACACACGCCACAGGCAGCAGCTGGTTGCCTGGCTGGACATGGATTTGCTGCACTGCAGATGTTTTCTGCAGACAAGGTCTGGAGCTGGAGCAGGAAACGGcaccctctcaccctccaccatcACCAGTCCTCTTCCAGTGCTTCTAGGAAGTACGGCAAAAAGAATGGTGTTTGCTGTGGTCCTTTCCTTTCCCAGGAGCAGGACTCTGTGCCAGGTAGGGCCCAAACACATCTGGAGCACACTCTTGGTTGGAGCTAGGCCTGAACATCTCACACAGCCTGTTCACACAGCTCCTCGAGTTCCTCCTCTGAGCCTGTATTtagagagaggggaggaaagaggTCATTGAGGGTCAGGCCAGGCACCTGCTTCTCTCGCCTGCAGCAGAGTGTGGCTGAGAGGGGACCACAGGGAGGGAGAAGCAGAGACTGTCTGGAAAGGGTGGTTAGATTGAAAGCTAAGGGGGCCCCAGTTGGGACACAGgggacagaaaaacaaatctaaagaaatatatatagcaACCAGTGTGTTACCAATACttactattcatttattcacccaaTAAATATTAAGGATTCGTTGTGAATTTGGTCTGCTACCACGTGCCAAATAGAAGACCAAAAAGAATAAGCAGGGACCTGGTAACCTTTTTGGAGAGAAAGTATGAAAACAAATGGCCATTACGCCAGTGGGACAGGACAGGAGTCACGAGAGATGCATTAAGGAAGGCGAGAGACCGGGTCCAAGTGCAGCAATCAGGAAAAGCTTCCTGGAAGTGGGGATAAATGAGCTGATTCTGTAGGAATAGGTAAGAATTAGATTTATGGGAATAGAGAAGGCAGGAGAATATTCTGGGCTACAGGAACTACAAGAATTGTTTACCCAGTTTGGCTAAAGCATGGGCctggggaagagagggaagagaatagaaaataaGGTTGAGAAGGAAGATGGGGGCTGGCTGGTGCAGGAACCTTTGAGGCCAAAGCAGGTTGGATTTTTTCCTCTCTGTGGACAAACAGAACATTTGAAGATTTCTGGACACTTTAGTGTAAGGCAGATGATGCTGGCAGCAATAGGGAGGGTAGGTGAGCAGTGGAGCTGTGGTGCACAACTTTATGGGACATACTGGATGGGCAGCACTCAGCC is a window encoding:
- the SUPT4H1 gene encoding transcription elongation factor SPT4 — its product is MALETVPKDLRHLRACLLCSLVKTIDQFEYDGCDNCDAYLQMKGNREMVYDCTSSSFDGIIAMMSPEDSWVSKWQRVSNFKPGVYAVSVTGRLPQGIVRELKSRGVAYKSRDTAIKT